In Populus alba chromosome 4, ASM523922v2, whole genome shotgun sequence, the genomic window actattaTAAGAATCCAATACAAAATGAATAGAGGCAAACCATAAGGATCGATCCCAAAtcaactaaacataaaaaaggaagaaattaagaaaaaaaaaaaaacttgagctacgtaaaagaaaagaaacaaaacacgATGGATTCACTATTGAAATTTCCAATACTTATGAACCTTAAGCAACTATGGTTTTTTTGCTACATGAATCTCATTACTTCTTTTTAGTTTcttctaataaatattttgtttattcttattCTAAATCGTACATATTTGTATTGGCATGTCTTATGATTGCTTTTGGTttatattgattaaataaataacataaaataaaattttagattttttttgttgaaattaaagataaaaaaaaaataagacttaTACTAGCAAATTAATTTgttcaattgaatttaaattattattcttcttaTAAAAAAGAGTGTTGTATAATTAAGTATATAAATTAAAGAGTTTTTCACAttacaagataaaatattttaatttttatttgtttcctaGTTTTATGACATagcattaacaatttttttttaatattaattagtgCATACGATtattactctatttttttttaaaaaaagagcattaaattttaaatttatatttttcatgttactAGAAAATATACTAGCGATGTCTATATGTTATTATTTCTGGGAAGTAAGAAAAAACTGTTGCTCTAACCTGTAGGGTACATCGGTTACTCAAATAGCAGGACCTGATTACAATAACAGCAAGCAACAGTTCAATTTCTAAGATAATTTGAAGTTGTTAGCTTTGAATTAAAGTATGTTTgcaatttctaaaaaaactgTTAAGACCTAActccctatttatttttatattttaaaaatatttaaaatattttatttttttattttaaattaatatatttttgtatttttagattattttgatacactaatattaaaaataatttttaaaaaataaaaaaaatattattttgatacatttttaattaataaacattttaaaaaataactataatgaccctgtaaaaatattttgttctaGACAACTGTCTATTTCCTTCCACGTCATGACAATGacaacccttttctttttcttcttcttctttgtttttttatattcatgtgtctatatatctatatatatatcttggatTTAGATATATGTGATGGGATTTCGACAATTTATTCTCCTTGCTTGTCCGTCTTTTTCTCCCTTTGAATATATGTTGCAGGGGTTGTTTCTagtttaattgagaaaattgattttcatttacGGGTCATGTGGCCCAAATAAATTCTTCTGTGCGAATAAAATACAATTGGCTCCTACGTTGACAACCTAAATTTTAAAGTCTCAAAGGGTGTTATTTGTCTTCAAAATCATTGAATGGACCATTTATTGTGTGGAAATCTATCATACATCGCTAGTTTGgtcaattattttcttaatcaagAAGATGTAATTTATTTGGATGTATCATGACAATATATagtaatgaaattattattttcttctcttaaaAAAGGGTTATCTTTCATAGATATCGCATGGAAACTTATGAGATTCATTTATGAGattaatatgtttaaaaaaaggTTACCTTTCGGAAGGCTGTCATGGCTCGTTGATTATTTCACTTCTTGGCATAACATATTATCCCTAATTTTAAGAgattaatttcatgatttaattaggaggtttgctttctttcttgattttataaattttaatattttagctaGCACACATGAGAATTTATGTCCGGGAAAAAATTAAGGGTAAATTTTATGAATGTAGTCTATTTAAGGTAGATATTGCCACATAAAGGCGTTGCTTGAAATAAAtgtgttttatgaaaatttatttttatattatcttgatatattaaaattagaaataattttttataattctcaattttgaAGCAATTTGATCAATCTTATCAgaacttcaaaaaagaaagatattgtaaaaatgtcatttcaacaattatACGTTCAGGATCCAAAGCTCAACATGAGTAAACTACAGGGGCAACTTTGTCTATCATTGTAAATAAGATTCATTCCAAGAACCCAACAAGTGCGGCCTGAACCCAATTATCCATGGATGCATTGGGTCCAAATAGACCGAAGCCTAAAATTGCCCAGagactcaaaatcaaaatccactCACTTCTCTCTCAGTCCCCTTACACACCACAAGAACCATAAATTTGCTTTCCATTTCCTTCCCTTGAAGCTTCTTTTCACAAGCTCCGGTGTTAGGGTTCCCTCGAAACTTgctaaaaatacttttgcatTCACTGGATTTTTCTATTTTCGAACACTTTATTCCCCGCACACCACCTGTTTGATAAAACGCTTAAAAGAGAGTGAAAACAATGTTTAAATGGTCAAAAGAAATCACCCCATCTCAAGTTGAGCGACTACTTATTAGAACATTAAAGGACTTACACAAAgctaaaatcatatttgattCTGCAAGCGCGGAATACAGCAATGGTGTTAGGCATGATCACACCATGTTTGGCCTCGTGATCTCTAAATTAGTATCCACGAATGAATCTAGACCCGCAGAGGATATGCTTAATAGAATGAGGGAAGGGAAGTGCAGAATTGCTGAGGAGATATTCCTTTCAATTTGTAGAGGTTATGGCTGTGTTCGTGTGCCATTAGATGCCATCAGGATTTTCCATAAAATGAAAGACTTTAGGTGCAAACCCACTGACAAGTCTTACATTATCGTATTTGCTATTCTTGTTGAAGAGAATCAGTAAAAGGGTGCAATGAGTTTTTATTGGTCTATCATTTGGCCGAGTGTTGTTTCTCTTAAATCTTAACGTTTTGATTTAAGCCTTTGTAAGAATAGTGGAACAATTGATGTTGCTTTTAAGATATTTCGTGAGATGCCAAAACGTGGGTGTGATTCGGATTCATAAACGTATGGTACACTGATTAATTGGTTGTGTAGGTTGGGAAACACTTGTGAATCCAAGTCTTGAATGgttcaaggataaaaaataatggcaTGGTTGCAAGTAGctaagaatttatttaaatttgagtGTTCAGGATTCTTGAATTcgtgaaaaaatcaatttccacTCTCCAGACAATTTGCtgaatttcttcatttattattcaactCCAAATGAATTACTCCATTTGTGTtagataatttttgaataacGTTATCAGTCATGAAACTCTTCATTTTTCAGGAGCTGAGCTGGATGTGAATATTTGTTCAAGCTCTGACACCATGAAAGATCAATTTTAGCACCTTCAATGATCTGAAGAGGATGAACTTACTGCAAATGACTAAGAAATTGAACTTGCAGGATAAAACAAGGTAAGGTCAAGGACATGCAAACGAATTAGCAGAGTactattaattttgaaaagcataTTTTCACTGGTATAACAAAGGTTAATTTGCAGAAAGGGGGAAGCCAATTCCATGGCGCCTGGTgggaaaaacaagaaacaacatACTAGTAAAGACACCGATCCCAACAGGCAATGCTGTGAGGACCTCCTCTTCCTTAGTTGATGGTGATGGATAGAAGCAATCTACCACATTCTGATCAAACAAGGCAATGGCTGCGAATACCAGTATTGACATGAGGGCATGCATGAAATCTATAAACTGCAGCCGGTAACTTGCAGCAACTTCTGGTGGAATGGTTGCCGACCCATCAATGACCCACAAGCCTCGGAATGTTGCAAACCCATAACATACATTTCCGTTCTTGTCCCTAAAGCTGTCGGTAAAGCTTGATAGGAAACATGACAGCCCACAGAGGGCAACTAGTCCTGCAGTCATGGACCTACTGACCGAGTCGCAATTTCCCTGATTTGAAAATATGGGCAATAAGAGCTGGAAAGCAAGAATTGTTCCAGTAGGTAAGAGATTGGCCAGATGAGCTGTGCTCTTGAATGTCTGACTTATGGCTTTCTGAATCAAGTTTTTCTCATCCTCATTGGGCATGGCCACTCCTTTCAGGAGAGGGAGTTTTTCTTCATTTGTATGCAATGAATCATGATGAGATTCTACCTTAATCTCCATTACTGgcaattccttttcttttctgccaAAAATTCTTCTTCCTTGTATGAACAGGCTGCGAGGCATTGCGGTTTTAAAAGAGAAGACTTGAGTGGATCTCAAGGAAGGGAAGGGTAGTAAGGGATCCCTTGCAAGAAATAAAAACCGAGTTTTGTTAGATTACTGACTCAATCTCTTCAAGGGGTTGCCTGATTTCAATGGTGCTATAA contains:
- the LOC118033033 gene encoding protein DMP4-like — its product is MPRSLFIQGRRIFGRKEKELPVMEIKVESHHDSLHTNEEKLPLLKGVAMPNEDEKNLIQKAISQTFKSTAHLANLLPTGTILAFQLLLPIFSNQGNCDSVSRSMTAGLVALCGLSCFLSSFTDSFRDKNGNVCYGFATFRGLWVIDGSATIPPEVAASYRLQFIDFMHALMSILVFAAIALFDQNVVDCFYPSPSTKEEEVLTALPVGIGVFTSMLFLVFPTRRHGIGFPLSAN